A stretch of Lactiplantibacillus brownii DNA encodes these proteins:
- a CDS encoding DHH family phosphoesterase: protein MKKFFSRENIPFFLQNQQLRLLALVILGLSLITLVTGYLMNWIFGTVVLVLIIMAGFMSYNTLIELSSSANEYISDLSYRIKRGEQEALIQMPIGVLIFNADQTIEWVNPYLQRYFGNQDVIGYRLEDVDEELAAAVSANSETPATIRWQDYQFDLRVQQSTNTLYMMDVTKYAELADQFEAEKLVIGQIFLDNYDEITQSMADTDISNLNNYVTNELSKWTQMFGMYLKRLDDDHFFLLGYASSLQRVEANKFRILDRIRESTSKQNFPLTLSIGIAYGERNMNTLADLAQSNMDLALGRGGDQVVVKAEDEPARFYGGKTNPMEKRTRVRARMISQTLQELMNQSDQIFVQGHHQPDMDAVGACLGIRRIAEMNDKQCWIVLDEQNLHSDIQRLLDQLKSDEKIEASIISPAEALEKATDQSLLVMADHSKPSISMSKELYERLENRVMIIDHHRRGEEFPENPVLVYIEPYASSTCELITEMFEYQSHDAEPINKIEATAMLTGIVIDTKSFSLRSGSRTFDAASYLRSAGADSLLVQQFMKENVDSYLQRNHLIESVEFVNQDMALCVGENDQVYDPVTAAQAADSLLSMSGVDASFVITRREDGRIGISARSLGEINVQVYMEKLGGGGHLSNAATQIEGQSVEAVKQTLIDLLTVPDDKNPEAN from the coding sequence ATGAAAAAATTTTTTTCGCGCGAAAACATTCCATTTTTCTTACAGAATCAACAATTACGCCTGTTAGCTTTAGTTATTTTGGGCTTGTCGTTGATTACTTTGGTGACCGGTTATTTAATGAATTGGATTTTTGGCACGGTGGTGCTGGTCCTAATTATTATGGCCGGTTTCATGTCGTACAATACGTTAATAGAATTGAGTTCGAGCGCCAATGAGTATATTTCTGACCTGTCATATCGAATTAAACGTGGTGAACAAGAAGCCCTGATTCAAATGCCGATCGGGGTGCTCATCTTTAACGCCGACCAGACGATTGAATGGGTCAATCCGTATTTACAACGTTATTTTGGGAACCAAGATGTCATTGGTTATCGGTTGGAAGATGTTGACGAAGAGCTCGCAGCGGCCGTGAGTGCCAATTCAGAGACGCCCGCGACGATTCGTTGGCAAGATTACCAGTTTGATTTACGCGTCCAACAGAGCACGAATACCCTGTATATGATGGACGTGACTAAATACGCCGAGTTAGCCGACCAATTTGAAGCTGAAAAACTCGTGATCGGGCAGATTTTCTTGGATAACTATGATGAAATCACGCAATCAATGGCCGACACGGATATTTCAAATTTAAATAATTATGTGACCAACGAATTATCTAAATGGACGCAAATGTTTGGGATGTACCTTAAACGATTAGATGATGATCACTTTTTCTTACTTGGCTATGCCAGCAGTTTGCAACGAGTTGAAGCGAATAAGTTCCGCATTTTGGATCGTATTCGTGAATCGACTTCAAAACAAAACTTCCCGTTAACTTTGAGTATCGGGATTGCCTATGGTGAGCGTAACATGAATACGTTGGCCGATCTGGCGCAGAGTAATATGGATTTAGCACTTGGACGAGGCGGGGATCAAGTCGTCGTTAAGGCCGAAGATGAGCCTGCTCGTTTCTATGGTGGTAAAACGAATCCAATGGAGAAACGGACCCGGGTTCGTGCTCGGATGATTAGTCAAACGCTACAAGAGTTGATGAATCAATCCGATCAAATCTTCGTGCAAGGTCATCATCAACCTGATATGGATGCGGTCGGAGCCTGTTTAGGGATTCGCCGGATTGCAGAAATGAATGATAAACAATGTTGGATCGTCTTAGATGAACAAAATCTACATTCGGATATTCAACGGTTATTAGATCAGTTGAAATCAGATGAAAAGATTGAAGCTTCAATTATTTCTCCAGCGGAAGCGTTGGAGAAGGCGACGGATCAAAGCTTATTGGTTATGGCGGATCACTCGAAGCCTAGCATTTCAATGTCCAAGGAACTCTATGAACGTCTTGAAAATCGTGTGATGATTATTGATCATCATCGACGGGGCGAAGAATTTCCGGAAAACCCAGTTTTGGTTTATATTGAACCATATGCTTCTTCAACCTGTGAGTTAATCACTGAAATGTTTGAATATCAATCACATGATGCTGAACCAATCAATAAAATCGAAGCAACCGCTATGTTGACGGGGATTGTCATCGATACGAAGTCCTTCTCGTTACGTTCAGGTTCGCGGACTTTTGATGCCGCCAGTTACCTGCGTTCTGCGGGGGCCGACAGTTTGCTTGTTCAACAGTTCATGAAGGAAAACGTTGATAGTTATTTACAACGGAATCATTTGATTGAATCGGTTGAATTTGTTAATCAGGATATGGCATTATGTGTTGGTGAAAATGATCAAGTCTATGATCCGGTCACGGCCGCACAAGCTGCGGATTCGTTACTCTCGATGTCGGGAGTGGACGCGTCCTTCGTGATTACCCGACGTGAAGATGGCCGAATCGGGATTTCAGCGCGATCTTTAGGTGAAATTAACGTCCAAGTCTACATGGAAAAATTAGGTGGCGGTGGGCATTTGTCGAATGCCGCGACCCAAATTGAAGGTCAATCGGTCGAAGCGGTCAAACAAACTTTGATTGATTTATTGACAGTACCAGATGATAAAAATCCAGAAGCTAATTAG
- the rplI gene encoding 50S ribosomal protein L9 encodes MKVIFLDDVRGKGQRGQIKNVPDGYATNFLIKKGLAKEATKTAINTLKAEQKSEAARAAEELANAQTTKAALESDETVVELAAKAGTDGRLFGSIPSKQIATALDDQYQVKLDKRKIELPEPIRVLGYSNVPVKLHPEVTAKIRVHVVEK; translated from the coding sequence ATGAAAGTTATTTTCTTAGATGATGTACGCGGTAAGGGTCAACGAGGCCAGATCAAGAATGTGCCAGATGGCTATGCCACCAACTTTTTGATTAAAAAGGGTTTGGCTAAAGAAGCCACTAAAACGGCTATTAATACGTTGAAGGCCGAACAAAAATCAGAAGCTGCGCGGGCTGCAGAAGAATTAGCCAACGCGCAGACGACCAAAGCTGCTTTGGAATCTGACGAAACGGTGGTTGAATTAGCAGCCAAGGCTGGGACCGATGGCCGGTTGTTTGGCTCGATCCCTAGCAAACAAATCGCAACGGCATTAGATGATCAATACCAAGTTAAGTTAGATAAACGTAAGATCGAATTACCAGAACCAATTCGGGTTTTAGGTTACAGCAATGTGCCAGTTAAATTGCACCCCGAAGTAACGGCGAAGATTCGCGTCCACGTTGTCGAAAAATAA
- the dnaB gene encoding replicative DNA helicase codes for MNNDGLDQTPPQNIEAEKAVLGAIFLNSDALVEAMEFVESQDFYRRAHQIIFASMVTLNDRDEAIDAVTVSDLLTAQNQLEDVGGMSYIAELAGSVPTAANAGYYAKIVAQKATVRRLIKTATEITTKAYTENDDVTTLLDDAERDIMNVSEQRNQSGFKSISDVLNASIEEIDRLYQNDDDITGLPTGFTELDKMTAGLQPDNLIILAARPAVGKTAFALNIAQNVATKTDTTVAIFSLEMGAESLVNRMLCAEGSIDAGHLRTGQLDEEEWEHLVVAMGSLSKASIFIDDTPGIKMSEIRAKSRRLAKEQGNLGLIVVDYLQLIEGGNTESRQQEVSEISRQMKKLAKELGIPVIALSQLSRGVEQRQDKRPVLSDIRESGSIEQDADIVAFLYREDYYRDEDGDDDNGGGNFGGNSGGGDFNGGDPRDEDDQDVGEVEVIIEKNRAGARGTVKLLFVKPFNKFSSVSYAQEPQG; via the coding sequence ATGAACAATGATGGGCTAGATCAAACCCCACCACAAAATATTGAGGCTGAAAAAGCCGTTTTAGGGGCTATTTTCCTAAATAGCGATGCTTTAGTTGAAGCGATGGAATTCGTGGAGTCACAAGACTTTTATCGACGAGCACATCAGATCATTTTTGCCAGCATGGTAACGTTAAATGACCGTGATGAAGCCATTGATGCGGTGACTGTTAGTGATTTATTAACGGCTCAGAATCAATTGGAAGATGTTGGCGGCATGAGCTACATTGCTGAGTTAGCTGGGTCAGTACCCACCGCTGCGAATGCTGGGTATTATGCCAAAATCGTGGCCCAAAAAGCGACGGTGCGGCGGCTGATTAAAACTGCCACAGAAATCACGACGAAGGCTTACACCGAAAATGATGATGTTACCACGTTGTTAGATGACGCTGAACGGGACATTATGAATGTTTCGGAACAACGTAATCAGAGTGGTTTCAAGTCGATCTCAGATGTTTTAAATGCTTCGATTGAAGAAATCGATCGTTTATATCAAAATGATGATGATATTACCGGGCTACCAACTGGGTTTACCGAACTCGATAAGATGACGGCCGGATTGCAACCAGATAACTTGATTATTTTGGCCGCCCGACCAGCCGTTGGGAAAACGGCTTTTGCCTTGAACATTGCCCAAAATGTGGCAACCAAGACGGATACGACCGTGGCTATTTTTAGTTTGGAAATGGGTGCCGAATCGTTGGTCAACCGGATGCTTTGTGCAGAAGGTAGCATCGATGCCGGACATTTGCGAACGGGGCAACTCGATGAAGAAGAGTGGGAACACTTGGTGGTGGCCATGGGGAGTCTCTCTAAAGCCAGCATTTTCATTGACGATACTCCTGGGATCAAAATGTCAGAAATTCGTGCGAAGAGTCGACGATTGGCGAAAGAGCAAGGCAACCTGGGCTTGATCGTCGTCGATTATTTACAGCTGATCGAAGGTGGCAACACTGAAAGTCGGCAACAAGAAGTTTCTGAAATCTCGCGACAAATGAAAAAACTCGCCAAAGAGCTTGGTATTCCTGTTATTGCGCTATCACAGTTGTCACGTGGTGTGGAACAACGCCAAGATAAACGACCAGTATTATCAGATATCCGTGAATCTGGATCAATCGAACAAGATGCCGATATCGTTGCGTTCCTTTATCGTGAAGATTACTATCGCGATGAAGACGGTGACGATGATAACGGCGGCGGTAATTTTGGTGGCAATAGTGGTGGCGGTGACTTCAACGGCGGTGATCCACGTGATGAGGATGACCAAGATGTTGGTGAAGTCGAAGTCATTATTGAAAAGAACCGGGCGGGTGCCCGTGGGACCGTTAAGTTATTATTTGTAAAACCATTTAATAAGTTCTCGTCGGTTTCATATGCCCAAGAGCCACAAGGGTAA
- a CDS encoding MDR family MFS transporter codes for MGRKQTIGIPWLIVGQFMNNIGMSFIWPLTTIYMHNVLGKSLTETGVVLMLNSIANVLASTIGGRVFDRSNPYILLLMGILINGVANFSLIFLHGWPMYPLLLVVTGFASGWLNTMFNALAASVPHDKVRRTFTFMYLAANLGVVFGTMFVGIVYSMGMALLFSMVTGLYVIFLVIAFLEYNVDSSGVTGVDPRQARHIPLPKANARMVWTFFISLFVIWLLYEQWVSNLSVHMTDLGMPLRNYSFLWTINAGLLVIIQSILSLLGDRIKNLYYQFFFGMLFVGLSFLSLVSAHDYLHFIFAMVLLTIGEATWSPAMPTLVSQLSPVSAKGRYQGLVQAFSALGRSLGPLFGGVVIDQWSYKALFLLAFVVLLIVLVVNIGVVHVNQQHAKNYLNTEIKQE; via the coding sequence ATGGGGCGAAAACAAACGATTGGCATTCCTTGGTTAATCGTGGGACAGTTTATGAATAACATCGGAATGAGCTTTATTTGGCCGTTGACGACGATCTACATGCATAATGTGTTAGGGAAGTCGTTGACTGAAACTGGGGTCGTTCTGATGCTCAATTCCATCGCTAATGTCTTGGCTAGTACAATTGGTGGGCGTGTTTTTGATCGTAGTAATCCCTACATACTGCTATTGATGGGAATTTTGATCAATGGGGTGGCTAACTTTAGTTTGATCTTCTTGCATGGTTGGCCCATGTATCCGCTGTTGCTAGTCGTGACTGGTTTTGCAAGCGGCTGGTTAAATACGATGTTTAATGCCCTCGCGGCGAGTGTGCCACATGATAAAGTCCGCCGAACCTTTACTTTTATGTATTTGGCGGCTAATTTAGGTGTGGTCTTCGGTACCATGTTTGTTGGGATTGTTTATAGCATGGGGATGGCGTTATTATTCAGTATGGTGACCGGCTTGTATGTGATTTTCCTGGTCATTGCTTTTCTGGAATATAACGTCGATTCGTCAGGGGTGACGGGGGTCGATCCGCGTCAAGCCCGGCATATTCCCTTACCTAAAGCGAATGCTCGGATGGTCTGGACTTTCTTTATTAGTTTATTTGTAATTTGGCTATTATATGAACAATGGGTCAGCAATTTATCCGTTCACATGACTGATTTAGGGATGCCCTTACGGAATTACAGTTTCTTGTGGACGATTAATGCCGGGTTACTTGTCATTATTCAAAGCATTCTAAGTTTACTTGGTGATCGGATTAAAAATTTATATTATCAATTTTTCTTTGGCATGTTATTTGTAGGGTTATCATTTTTATCACTCGTAAGTGCACACGACTATTTGCATTTCATTTTTGCGATGGTCTTGTTGACGATTGGAGAGGCGACTTGGTCGCCGGCGATGCCGACACTGGTTAGTCAACTCTCACCGGTCAGTGCTAAGGGACGTTACCAAGGATTAGTGCAAGCGTTCAGTGCACTTGGTCGATCATTAGGCCCGCTATTTGGTGGGGTCGTGATTGATCAATGGTCCTATAAGGCCTTGTTCTTACTAGCCTTTGTGGTCCTATTGATTGTTTTAGTGGTCAACATCGGTGTCGTCCACGTCAACCAACAGCATGCCAAGAATTATTTGAATACTGAAATCAAACAAGAGTGA
- the proB gene encoding glutamate 5-kinase has protein sequence MKVMRKLKAKRVVIKVGTSTLVYPDGAINLRAIDQLAFVISAMRHRGREVVLVSSGAIGVGLNYMGLKQRPKAIPEQQAVAAIGQTELISIYKERFAVYEQKIGQLLLTRDIFVYPKSHHNVLNTFESLLAQNIVPIVNENDTVAVDELDHETKFGDNDQLSAIVATNIGADLLIMLSDIDGFYDGNPNGDAQANLLPHIAQVDQHTYDLAGGSGSRFGTGGMVTKLKAAERMLNADGQMILANGADPTIIFQILAGEPIGTLFG, from the coding sequence TTGAAAGTCATGCGAAAATTGAAGGCTAAGCGAGTCGTCATTAAGGTTGGGACCAGTACCTTGGTTTATCCGGATGGCGCCATTAATTTACGAGCTATCGACCAGTTAGCCTTTGTCATTAGTGCGATGCGTCATCGTGGTCGAGAAGTGGTACTCGTTTCTTCAGGAGCCATTGGCGTTGGCTTGAATTATATGGGATTGAAGCAGCGCCCTAAAGCTATTCCAGAGCAACAGGCGGTCGCAGCAATTGGTCAGACCGAGTTAATTTCGATTTACAAAGAACGTTTTGCGGTTTATGAACAAAAGATCGGCCAATTATTATTGACTCGCGATATTTTCGTTTATCCGAAGAGTCATCATAATGTGCTCAACACGTTTGAATCGTTGTTGGCGCAAAATATTGTCCCAATCGTAAACGAAAATGATACGGTGGCAGTTGATGAGTTGGATCATGAGACGAAATTTGGGGATAACGATCAGTTGTCGGCCATTGTGGCAACGAATATTGGTGCGGACCTATTGATCATGTTGTCAGATATTGATGGCTTTTATGATGGTAATCCGAATGGTGATGCGCAAGCGAATTTATTACCTCATATTGCGCAAGTCGATCAACACACGTATGACTTGGCTGGTGGTAGTGGCAGTCGCTTTGGCACTGGTGGCATGGTGACCAAGTTGAAAGCTGCGGAACGGATGCTAAACGCTGATGGTCAGATGATTTTAGCGAATGGCGCCGATCCAACAATTATTTTTCAAATTTTAGCAGGCGAACCAATTGGCACCCTATTCGGCTAA
- a CDS encoding glutamate-5-semialdehyde dehydrogenase produces MDVASTTLQQLGQQAQTASYELGLLSTAKKNAVLLAMATALIDQQAEILAANAVDLKNPQIESKFIDRLTLTADRIQAMATGLRQVAALPDPIGNVDRAWRNEAGLMIAKQRVPLGVIGMIFEARPNVTVDASALCFKTGNAVILRGGKEALQSNQALVKVLRTALVAADVDENAIQLIQDTSHETAAKFMQLTDYIDVLIPRGSARLIQTVLAKATVPVIETGAGNCHVYVDQAAQLPMATAIVVNGKVQRPSVCNATEKLLIHRAVAADYLPTIITALRDQGVEVRGDAATQAIVPDVVPATEADWGTEYNDLIIAVKVVDSEAAAIQHINHYNTQHSEAIVTDNYQAGKLFQQRVNAACVYINASTRFTDGFEFGFGAEIGISTQKLHARGPMGLAELTSYKYVIDGNGQVRK; encoded by the coding sequence ATGGATGTGGCAAGTACGACGTTACAACAGCTCGGTCAACAAGCCCAAACGGCGAGTTATGAGCTAGGTTTATTAAGTACAGCAAAGAAGAATGCCGTGTTATTAGCAATGGCTACGGCGTTAATTGACCAGCAGGCTGAAATTTTAGCCGCAAATGCGGTGGATCTTAAAAATCCGCAGATTGAATCAAAGTTTATTGATCGGTTAACGTTAACGGCCGACCGAATTCAAGCGATGGCGACCGGTTTGAGACAAGTGGCGGCTTTGCCAGATCCAATTGGTAATGTTGATCGGGCTTGGCGGAATGAGGCCGGATTGATGATTGCCAAACAACGCGTGCCGCTAGGCGTTATTGGCATGATATTTGAAGCCCGGCCAAATGTGACCGTTGATGCGTCTGCATTATGTTTCAAAACCGGCAACGCTGTGATTTTGCGCGGCGGAAAAGAAGCTTTACAGTCTAATCAAGCACTGGTTAAGGTGTTACGGACGGCATTAGTTGCGGCTGACGTTGATGAAAATGCGATTCAATTGATTCAGGATACTTCGCATGAAACTGCGGCTAAATTTATGCAATTGACGGACTATATTGATGTGTTGATTCCAAGGGGAAGTGCGCGTCTGATTCAAACGGTGCTTGCAAAAGCAACGGTACCAGTTATTGAAACTGGCGCGGGCAATTGTCATGTTTATGTCGATCAAGCAGCGCAATTACCAATGGCGACCGCTATTGTGGTTAATGGGAAAGTCCAACGTCCCTCGGTCTGCAATGCGACCGAAAAACTGCTGATTCATCGTGCAGTGGCGGCTGATTATTTACCAACCATAATTACTGCGTTGCGTGATCAAGGCGTTGAGGTTCGTGGCGATGCCGCTACCCAAGCAATTGTTCCTGATGTGGTGCCCGCAACCGAAGCTGACTGGGGCACGGAATATAATGATTTGATCATCGCAGTCAAAGTCGTTGATTCTGAAGCAGCGGCCATTCAGCATATCAATCACTACAACACGCAACACTCAGAAGCAATCGTGACTGATAATTATCAAGCTGGCAAATTGTTCCAACAACGCGTTAATGCAGCCTGTGTCTACATTAATGCGTCAACGCGATTTACGGATGGTTTTGAATTTGGCTTTGGTGCCGAAATTGGGATTTCTACTCAAAAATTACATGCGCGGGGACCAATGGGCTTGGCCGAACTGACCTCATATAAGTATGTCATTGATGGCAATGGTCAAGTGCGAAAGTAA
- the glgB gene encoding 1,4-alpha-glucan branching protein GlgB, protein MAETELTTTATQSYLFNTGQGFQSQDYLGCHVEADGRVSFRVWAPQAQAVGVVGTFNQWKPTALTPVGTTGIWAGELTQVKVGELYKFEITSADGAKQLKVDPFAQQFERKPGDAAVVLAPITKQWHDSLWLARRKKSNPANRPINIYEVHLGSWRRHSNGDYDTYAELAAELIPYAHQMGYTHLELMPVMEHLLDASWGYQQFGYFAPTSRFGSREDFLSFIDQCHQANLGVIVDWVPGHFIRNYDALYHYDGTPTYEYADPDQADNHRWGAWNFDLGKTQVQSFLISSALYWLGTCHLDGLRVDAVSNMLYLDYDEGREGQVNQYGDNRNLAGIAFLQALNTAVFERHPDVLMIAEESSSFPQVTGPVAQGGLGFNYKWNMGWMHDTLDFFEMDPLYRHDHYKLLTFAFVYMFDEQFILPFSHDEVVHGKKSLMHKMPGDRYNQFANLRTMLTYMAAFPGKQLNFMGSEWGQFLEWRDWDQLEWVDLKDPLNRQMQHFTAALNQVYTANRPLWELDHEPRGIVYSNTDDAASSTLGFIRQAKRKYSFVIAAFNFVPVERRRYRIGVPYSGEYELLLNTEAKAFGGTWTKLETTFIAVNRPHKGQPASFEVTLPAMGALLIRPRQVKRESKK, encoded by the coding sequence TTGGCAGAGACAGAACTAACCACAACTGCCACGCAAAGTTATTTATTCAATACGGGACAGGGGTTTCAAAGTCAGGATTATTTAGGCTGTCACGTGGAAGCAGACGGTCGAGTGAGTTTTCGTGTCTGGGCGCCGCAAGCCCAAGCGGTCGGGGTTGTTGGGACGTTTAATCAGTGGAAGCCAACGGCGTTAACACCGGTTGGTACGACCGGTATCTGGGCCGGGGAGTTAACACAAGTCAAAGTGGGTGAGTTATATAAATTTGAAATCACGAGCGCTGACGGGGCCAAGCAACTTAAAGTTGATCCATTCGCACAACAGTTTGAACGTAAACCGGGTGATGCGGCTGTGGTGCTCGCGCCTATCACGAAGCAATGGCATGACAGCTTATGGCTGGCGCGCCGGAAAAAATCCAATCCAGCCAATCGCCCCATCAATATTTACGAAGTTCATCTGGGATCTTGGCGACGACATTCAAATGGGGATTATGACACGTATGCCGAATTAGCGGCTGAATTAATTCCGTATGCTCATCAAATGGGTTATACACATTTAGAACTCATGCCGGTAATGGAACACTTATTGGACGCCTCTTGGGGCTATCAGCAGTTTGGTTATTTTGCGCCAACGAGTCGTTTTGGCAGTCGCGAGGATTTCTTGAGTTTCATCGATCAATGTCATCAAGCGAATCTTGGCGTCATTGTGGATTGGGTGCCAGGCCATTTTATTCGCAATTATGATGCCTTATATCACTATGACGGCACCCCGACTTACGAATATGCAGATCCCGATCAGGCTGACAATCATCGTTGGGGCGCGTGGAATTTTGATCTCGGTAAAACTCAAGTTCAAAGCTTTCTGATATCGAGCGCTTTATATTGGCTTGGAACGTGTCATTTGGACGGACTACGCGTCGATGCCGTCTCAAACATGCTGTATTTGGATTACGACGAAGGTCGTGAAGGCCAAGTCAATCAATATGGCGACAATCGTAATTTAGCCGGCATCGCGTTCTTACAAGCCTTGAATACCGCCGTTTTTGAGCGGCATCCTGATGTTTTAATGATTGCTGAAGAATCATCCTCGTTTCCACAAGTTACTGGTCCCGTTGCCCAAGGCGGATTGGGCTTTAATTACAAGTGGAATATGGGCTGGATGCACGACACTTTGGATTTTTTTGAAATGGATCCCTTATATCGGCATGATCATTACAAATTGCTCACATTTGCGTTTGTTTATATGTTTGACGAGCAATTTATTTTACCGTTCTCACATGATGAAGTGGTTCATGGCAAAAAATCGTTGATGCACAAAATGCCAGGTGATCGGTATAACCAATTTGCGAATTTACGGACGATGCTGACTTATATGGCGGCATTTCCAGGCAAACAGTTGAACTTTATGGGATCAGAATGGGGGCAATTTTTAGAATGGCGTGATTGGGATCAATTGGAATGGGTCGATTTGAAGGACCCGCTCAATCGGCAGATGCAACACTTTACTGCTGCCTTGAATCAAGTCTATACGGCCAATCGACCGTTGTGGGAACTGGATCATGAACCGCGTGGCATCGTTTATAGCAATACGGATGACGCGGCGAGTTCGACGCTAGGCTTTATTCGTCAGGCCAAACGGAAGTATAGTTTCGTCATCGCTGCTTTTAATTTCGTCCCGGTGGAGCGGCGTCGATACCGTATTGGCGTCCCGTATTCTGGGGAGTACGAACTATTGTTAAACACTGAAGCTAAAGCATTTGGTGGGACTTGGACCAAGCTGGAGACGACTTTTATTGCAGTTAACCGACCGCATAAAGGTCAGCCGGCCAGCTTCGAAGTGACGCTACCCGCGATGGGCGCTTTGCTGATTCGGCCACGTCAAGTGAAAAGGGAGTCGAAAAAATGA
- a CDS encoding glucose-1-phosphate adenylyltransferase, whose translation MNEDMLGIILAGGQGTRLGKLTKGTAKPAVPFGGRYRIIDFTLSNCANSGVKTVGVITQYQPLELNAHIGNGSSWGLDGLNAGVTVLQPYSSTEGEKFFAGTAHAIYQNIEYIDQQNPKYLLVLSGDHIYKMDYDAMLDYHKAKKASLTVGVIPVTKQEAQRFGMMNTDETDRIIEFEEKPEHPKSDKASMGIYIFNWPTLRKYLVNSYATDKSMEDFGKNVIPAYLAHNESVYAYAFKGYWRDVGTIQSLWQANMEFLSPHNRLNIGDNSWRIYSKAQVLPPMFLTETSQVNNSMIVDSCYVAGEVDHSILSQRVSVGMGSRVVDSMVMPGATIGKNVVIDHALIGEEAIIGDDAVVKGTATDIAVVGYDEVVGVEKP comes from the coding sequence ATGAATGAGGATATGTTAGGCATTATTTTAGCTGGGGGTCAGGGGACTCGTTTAGGTAAACTGACAAAGGGCACGGCGAAACCTGCAGTCCCATTTGGTGGCCGTTACCGGATTATTGACTTTACCTTGAGTAACTGCGCCAACTCCGGCGTCAAAACGGTCGGTGTAATCACCCAGTATCAACCGTTGGAACTCAACGCGCACATTGGTAATGGGTCCAGTTGGGGACTAGATGGTTTAAATGCTGGTGTGACGGTTTTGCAGCCCTATTCATCAACTGAAGGCGAGAAATTTTTCGCTGGGACTGCGCATGCCATTTATCAAAATATTGAGTATATTGATCAACAAAATCCAAAATATTTATTAGTTTTATCTGGTGACCACATTTATAAGATGGACTACGATGCCATGTTGGATTATCACAAAGCTAAAAAAGCGTCGTTGACTGTCGGGGTGATTCCTGTCACCAAGCAAGAAGCGCAACGGTTTGGGATGATGAATACGGATGAGACCGACCGCATCATCGAATTCGAAGAAAAGCCGGAACATCCTAAGAGCGACAAGGCCTCCATGGGGATTTACATCTTTAATTGGCCAACCCTTCGGAAATATTTAGTGAATAGCTATGCCACGGACAAATCAATGGAAGACTTCGGTAAGAATGTCATTCCAGCTTATTTAGCACACAATGAGTCAGTGTATGCCTACGCATTTAAGGGTTATTGGCGAGATGTGGGGACAATTCAGAGCTTGTGGCAAGCGAATATGGAATTCTTGTCACCACATAACCGCTTGAATATTGGCGATAACAGTTGGCGTATCTATTCGAAGGCCCAAGTTTTACCGCCGATGTTTTTGACCGAGACGAGTCAAGTCAATAATTCGATGATTGTTGACAGCTGTTATGTTGCTGGTGAAGTTGATCATTCAATCTTGTCGCAACGAGTCTCCGTTGGGATGGGTAGCCGAGTGGTCGATAGCATGGTGATGCCGGGTGCCACGATTGGTAAAAATGTGGTGATCGATCACGCGTTGATCGGTGAAGAAGCGATTATTGGTGATGATGCAGTAGTGAAAGGGACCGCGACAGATATTGCGGTCGTTGGCTATGATGAAGTTGTGGGGGTGGAGAAACCATGA